A single region of the Mercenaria mercenaria strain notata chromosome 6, MADL_Memer_1, whole genome shotgun sequence genome encodes:
- the LOC123550490 gene encoding lipase ZK262.3-like, whose amino-acid sequence MDRYILLLTLLLVVPLRCRGSPDCDTFMDCKTCTSHESWIGVCRWCPLDRQCHAHGSLENTCKEDQNIEDPLQCPVDHKAYGVYNPQLAYSSTLLSAIAYTDTPTECMDTIFPDGGFELLYAIGRRCEDFSLFEYEECYAYTAISHKMKMIILAYRGTTTTSGNDQLYDEILSVLTTPKTPFIIGGEVQYYFKQAHDKLFQCVRSSIEEMVRQYPDYDVVITGHSLGGALASLSAASLIYTGVVRENKLSLYTFGMPRVGDKDYAFNHDKIVNNSWRVVHGRDIVAHIPTCNLLLGCRVTADGPYHHRTEIFYRTDPMTVGSTYEQCEGDEDDQCSDGLVTDNWCVTDLGDCIDYHKVYFEIPVGTYCAEKVPRRKRSATEHSLMWDKFSSDQCRRIDISRIDISKEFTDDSASDVEEKAVRPTSDSSPDTRKIQESLLILITFMTLKMVFM is encoded by the coding sequence ATGGATAGATATATTTTACTACTAACTTTATTACTAGTAGTTCCTCTACGATGTAGGGGGAGTCCTGATTGTGATACCTTTATGGACTGTAAGACCTGCACGAGTCATGAATCATGGATTGGGGTATGTCGCTGGTGCCCATTAGATCGCCAATGTCATGCGCATGGGTCCCTTGAGAACACTTGTAAGGAGGATCAAAATATCGAGGATCCATTACAGTGTCCAGTTGATCATAAAGCGTATGGTGTTTACAACCCTCAACTGGCGTACTCATCGACTCTTCTATCGGCGATAGCTTATACTGATACTCCGACAGAATGCATGGACACTATTTTCCCAGATGGTGGCTTTGAACTATTATACGCAATTGGTCGCAGGTGCGAGGACTTTTCTTTGTTTGAATATGAGGAATGTTACGCATACACAGCTATTTCGCATAAAATGAAGATGATAATACTGGCCTACCGTGGCACTACTACTACTTCTGGAAACGACCAGCTCTACGATGAAATTCTGTCAGTTTTGACAACACCAAAAACACCCTTCATTATTGGCGGCGaagtccaatattattttaaacaagcaCATGACAAACTGTTCCAATGTGTTCGTAGCAGCATAGAAGAAATGGTCAGGCAATATCCGGATTATGATGTTGTAATAACTGGCCATTCACTTGGTGGGGCACTAGCTTCACTCTCCGCGGCGTCACTTATATATACAGGTGTTGTACGTGAAAATAAATTGTCTTTGTACACTTTCGGAATGCCAAGAGTTGGAGACAAGGACTATGCTTTTAATCACGACAAGATTGTTAACAATAGTTGGCGTGTCGTTCACGGAAGAGACATCGTTGCACATATTCCAACTTGTAACTTATTGCTAGGATGTAGAGTAACAGCAGATGGTCCATACCATCATCGCACAGAAATTTTCTACAGAACAGATCCAATGACCGTAGGTTCCACTTACGAACAGTGTGAAGGGGACGAAGATGACCAATGTAGCGACGGCCTTGTAACAGACAACTGGTGCGTGACGGATTTAGGTGATTGCATCGATTATCATAAAGTGTACTTTGAAATTCCAGTCGGTACTTACTGTGCTGAAAAAGTCCCTCGAAGAAAACGAAGTGCTACTGAACACTCTTTGATGTGGGATAAATTTTCAAGTGATCAATGCCGGCGAATCGATATATCAAGAATCGATATATCAAAAGAATTTACGGACGACAGCGCATCTGACGTGGAAGAAAAGGCTGTTAGGCCTACTTCAGACTCTTCTCCAGACACGCGTAAAATACAAGAAAGCTTGTTAATTTTGATAACCTTTATGACCTTAAAAATGGTTTTTATGTGA
- the LOC123550488 gene encoding lipase ZK262.3-like, with amino-acid sequence MSDPGCKGSPDCDSFTDCKTCTRHESWSGDSCRWCPLDRECHAYASLENTCREDENIKSPFFCSRDDKKYGIYSPRRAVTTTLLSAIAYSDDPQKCIKAIMPNSDFELQHAVGQRCEDYHLFKYKECYAYTAISHAKRMIILAYRGTTDENNDNAQLHDELLSVLTTPKAPFITGGEVQYYFKNAYDKLFPCVRRSIGDLVNLYPDYDVVITGHSLGGAIASLAAVSLIHTGVVPENKLSLYTFGMPRVGDKEYALNHDRIVNNSWRVVHRRDVVPHLPMCNVAFGCRVTASGPYHHRTEIFYPENDMSINSYYKLCREDEDDECSDGLVTDNWCVPGVDWDTCVRFHKWYFNIPVGTYCEENGSRKKRSSSQRSLMWDKFSNDECRLIDISEEFTVNAASETDLKNFTTDPNYTTNTENVITDPTNTTTEPKNITTGADSGVENAVTKEYNIYNRY; translated from the exons ATGTAAAGGAAGTCCCGATTGTGATTCATTTACGGATTGTAAGACGTGCACCAGACATGAATCATGGAGTGGGGATAGTTGCCGGTGGTGTCCTTTAGATCGAGAATGTCATGCATATGCATCGCTGGAGAACACTTGTAGGGAAGATGAAAATATAAAGTCACCATTTTTTTGCTCAAGAGATGACAAAAAGTATGGTATCTACAGCCCGCGTAGGGCGGTTACGACAACCCTTCTATCAGCTATTGCATATTCTGACGATCCACAGAAGTGTATCAAAGCAATTATGCCTAACAGTGATTTTGAACTTCAGCACGCAGTCGGACAAAGGTGTGAAGACTATCATCTGTTTAAATACAAAGAATGCTATGCATACACTGCTATTTCTCATGCAAAAAGAATGATAATACTAGCTTACCGTGGCACCACTGATGAAAATAACGATAATGCACAACTTCACGATGAACTTTTGTCAGTTTTAACGACACCAAAAGCGCCTTTTATAACTGGAGGAGAAGtccaatattatttcaaaaatgcctATGATAAATTGTTTCCGTGCGTTAGAAGAAGCATCGGAGATTTGGTAAATCTGTATCCAGATTATGATGTTGTTATAACAGGCCATTCCCTTGGTGGAGCAATAGCATCACTTGCCGCTGTGTCTCTTATTCATACAGGTGTTGTGCCTGAAAATAAACTGTCATTGTACACATTTGGAATGCCAAGAGTTGGGGACAAAGAGTATGCTCTCAATCATGATAGGATTGTCAATAATAGCTGGCGAGTTGTTCATCGACGGGACGTTGTTCCCCATCTTCCAATGTGTAATGTAGCATTTGGATGTAGAGTAACGGCAAGTGGTCCATACCACCAtcgaacagaaatattttatccGGAAAATGATATGAGCATAAATTCGTATTACAAACTGTGTAGGGAGGACGAAGATGACGAATGTAGTGATGGTCTTGTTACAGACAACTGGTGCGTACCAGGTGTAGATTGGGATACTTGCGTTCGTTTTCATAAATGGTACTTTAACATTCCAGTTGGTACATACTGCGAGGAAAACGGATCCCGGAAAAAACGCAGTTCCTCTCAGCGCTCACTGATGTGGGATAAATTTTCAAATGACGAATGCAGGCTGATTGATATTTCAGAAGAATTTACAGTCAACGCCGCATCTGAAACAGACCTAAAGAATTTCACCACTGACCCCAATTATACCACCAACACGGAGAATGTCATTACTGACCCAACGAATACCACTACTGAACCAAAGAATATCACTACTGGCGCCGATTCTGGA GTTGAAAATGCGGTTACAAAAGAATATAACATCTATAACAGATATTGA